The Saccharopolyspora gloriosae genome has a segment encoding these proteins:
- a CDS encoding M48 family metallopeptidase encodes MAEPQVEVRRSKRRRQTVSAYRDGDKVIVLLPARMSRAEEKKWVAEMLSRLQRSETRRRSPARDSDTALAERCRELSEQYLDGRAEPRSIRWVPPMRTRWASCTPSTKAIRISDRLKDVPSWVLDYVLVHELAHLLVPGHGAEFWKWVNRYPKTERAVGYLEGLSAAANLGLSMGDQED; translated from the coding sequence GTGGCAGAACCGCAGGTCGAGGTGCGTCGCAGCAAACGCCGACGCCAGACGGTCAGCGCGTACCGGGACGGCGACAAAGTCATCGTGCTGCTCCCGGCTCGGATGAGCAGGGCCGAGGAGAAGAAGTGGGTGGCGGAGATGCTCAGCCGCCTGCAACGCAGTGAGACCCGCCGGAGGTCACCCGCTCGGGACTCGGACACGGCGTTAGCCGAACGCTGCCGGGAGCTCTCCGAGCAGTACCTCGACGGCCGCGCCGAGCCCCGCTCGATCCGCTGGGTGCCGCCGATGCGCACCCGCTGGGCGTCGTGCACGCCCAGCACCAAAGCCATCCGGATCAGTGACCGGCTGAAGGACGTGCCGAGCTGGGTGCTCGATTACGTGCTGGTGCACGAACTCGCGCACCTTCTCGTTCCGGGACACGGCGCCGAGTTCTGGAAGTGGGTCAACCGGTATCCGAAGACCGAGCGCGCCGTCGGATACCTCGAAGGGCTCTCCGCGGCGGCGAACCTGGGCCTGAGCATGGGCGACCAAGAAGACTGA
- a CDS encoding DUF5679 domain-containing protein yields MAETYNGYCVKCREKRDFPGEITETNGRRMAKGTCPVCGTRMTRILGKA; encoded by the coding sequence GTGGCCGAGACCTACAACGGCTACTGCGTGAAATGCCGGGAGAAGCGGGACTTCCCCGGCGAGATCACGGAGACCAACGGCCGCCGGATGGCCAAGGGAACTTGTCCGGTGTGCGGTACTCGCATGACCCGAATCCTCGGGAAGGCCTGA
- a CDS encoding class I SAM-dependent methyltransferase has translation MAHSHDGIDWDAKIARLREGDELAAPETADLVRDLLRPQDRTVIDVGSGAGGAATAFADAMWDTGGTIILVDSAPELLAVAARNTAATAGPDVRVLSVQADVARGDLSAVGQADLVFASFVVHHLPDQLAGLRRLLKLVRPGGRLALVESGLEPRVLPWDVGVGEPGLEPRLAAARAEWFREMRAEMPSSVRLPSGWAKAMAEAGLDDVLSWTQLVDRPAPVSGPAMTAVLRRLEWLRRGAEGRVAQDDLDAVDALLDPNGPHYAGARDDVYYLLAQTIHVGTRRS, from the coding sequence GTGGCTCACTCGCACGATGGAATCGACTGGGACGCCAAGATCGCGCGGCTGCGCGAAGGCGACGAGCTGGCCGCCCCGGAGACCGCTGATCTGGTGCGCGACCTGCTCCGCCCGCAGGACCGCACGGTGATCGACGTCGGTTCCGGAGCGGGCGGTGCGGCCACGGCGTTCGCGGACGCCATGTGGGACACCGGGGGGACGATCATCCTCGTCGACTCGGCACCGGAGCTGCTGGCCGTGGCGGCGCGCAACACCGCCGCCACGGCCGGCCCCGATGTCCGGGTGCTCTCGGTGCAGGCCGACGTGGCTCGTGGTGACCTTTCCGCGGTGGGCCAGGCGGACTTGGTGTTCGCCTCGTTCGTGGTGCACCACCTGCCGGACCAGCTGGCGGGGCTGCGGCGGCTGCTGAAGCTGGTGCGCCCGGGCGGCCGGCTCGCGCTGGTCGAGTCCGGCCTGGAACCACGGGTGCTGCCGTGGGACGTCGGCGTCGGTGAACCCGGCCTGGAACCACGGCTCGCGGCCGCACGGGCCGAATGGTTCCGCGAGATGCGGGCGGAGATGCCGAGCTCAGTGCGGTTGCCGTCCGGCTGGGCGAAGGCCATGGCCGAGGCCGGGCTCGACGACGTGCTGTCCTGGACGCAGCTGGTGGACCGGCCGGCGCCGGTGTCCGGACCTGCGATGACCGCGGTGCTGCGCAGGCTCGAATGGTTGCGCAGGGGAGCCGAGGGCCGCGTCGCCCAAGACGACCTCGACGCCGTCGACGCCCTGCTCGACCCGAACGGCCCGCACTACGCGGGCGCCAGGGATGACGTCTACTACCTGCTCGCCCAGACGATCCACGTCGGCACTCGCAGGAGTTGA
- a CDS encoding AarF/ABC1/UbiB kinase family protein, with amino-acid sequence MTDIPRRAAHRTAKLASLPLGVAGRVAAGWGKRLSGQSADEINAELSARTAEQLFAVLGQLKGGAMKFGQALSVFEAAVPDEMAEPYREALTKLQAAAPPMSAESVRRVLEQQLGRAWRDRFAEFDDVPAAAASIGQVHRAVWHDGRDVAVKIQYPGAGEALRSDLRQLSRFSRLFQSLAPGAEIKPLLAELQDRMVEELDYRTEADNQRAFAAAFDGDENVLIPKVVASAPQVIVTEWVAGTPFSTIIADGDQRQRDEAGRLLAEFHFSSPERSGLLHADPHPGNFLMAPDGRLIVLDFGAVARLPEGVPADLGRMLRLAAEDRADDLLELLRTEGFVPPGSTLRAEDVLAYLGPFVDPVREPRFHFTRAWLQRQAERVGDLRSPDFRTSRSLNLPPDYLLIHRVTLGATGILCQLDAEFEAAEIITRWQPGFAKPATD; translated from the coding sequence GTGACCGACATTCCCCGCCGGGCGGCGCATCGCACCGCCAAACTCGCCAGCCTTCCGCTGGGCGTCGCGGGGCGGGTTGCCGCCGGGTGGGGCAAGCGCCTCAGCGGCCAATCCGCCGACGAGATCAACGCGGAGCTCTCCGCACGCACGGCCGAGCAGCTGTTCGCGGTACTGGGACAGCTCAAGGGCGGTGCGATGAAGTTCGGCCAAGCGCTGAGCGTGTTCGAGGCCGCCGTACCCGACGAAATGGCCGAGCCGTACCGCGAGGCGCTGACGAAGCTCCAGGCCGCCGCTCCCCCGATGTCCGCGGAGAGCGTGCGGCGGGTACTGGAGCAGCAGCTGGGGCGGGCCTGGCGGGACCGCTTCGCCGAGTTCGACGACGTTCCGGCCGCCGCCGCCAGCATCGGGCAGGTCCATCGCGCGGTGTGGCACGACGGCCGGGACGTCGCCGTCAAGATCCAATACCCGGGCGCCGGTGAAGCCCTGCGCTCGGATCTGCGCCAATTGAGCCGGTTCTCCCGGCTGTTCCAATCGCTGGCCCCCGGCGCGGAGATCAAACCGCTGCTCGCCGAGCTGCAGGACCGGATGGTCGAGGAGCTCGACTACCGCACTGAGGCCGACAACCAGCGGGCGTTCGCCGCCGCCTTCGACGGCGACGAGAACGTGCTGATCCCGAAGGTCGTCGCCAGCGCACCGCAGGTGATCGTCACCGAATGGGTCGCGGGCACGCCGTTCTCCACGATCATCGCCGACGGGGATCAGCGGCAGCGGGACGAGGCGGGCCGGCTGCTGGCCGAGTTCCACTTCTCCTCACCCGAGCGCTCCGGGCTGCTGCACGCCGATCCGCATCCCGGAAACTTCCTGATGGCGCCCGACGGCAGGCTCATCGTGCTGGACTTCGGCGCGGTTGCCCGGCTGCCTGAAGGAGTGCCCGCCGACCTGGGGCGGATGCTGCGGCTGGCGGCGGAGGATCGTGCCGACGATCTGCTGGAGCTGCTGCGCACCGAAGGTTTTGTGCCCCCGGGCAGCACGCTGCGCGCCGAGGACGTGCTGGCCTACCTGGGGCCGTTCGTCGATCCGGTCCGCGAGCCGCGGTTCCACTTCACCCGGGCGTGGCTGCAACGGCAGGCCGAACGGGTCGGCGACCTGCGCAGCCCCGATTTCCGGACGAGCCGGTCGCTGAACCTGCCACCGGACTACCTGCTGATCCACCGGGTGACGCTGGGCGCGACGGGCATCCTGTGCCAGCTGGACGCCGAGTTCGAAGCCGCGGAGATCATCACCCGCTGGCAACCGGGCTTCGCGAAACCTGCGACGGACTGA